The genomic segment TGTTACCCTACCAAAAAATGGCGAAAAGAAAGGCAGGAAATAGAACTTTTCTGGACAGGTGGGAGACAGAATATCTGTTTACATATGTAAACAACAGacctgtttgtcttgtttgtggAGCCAACGTGTCAGTAACTAAGGAGTACAACATTAGATGACACTATGAAACGAAACACCAGGACAAATATAAGGACTTGGACCCCTCTCAAAGGAGCCAGAAAGTAAAGGAGATGAAAAGAGATTTGGtttcacaacagaaaatgttcacaaaagcCACAACACAAAGTGAAGCTGCTGTAAAGGCAAGTTATATTGTGGCAGaagaaattattcataattatgttattttattttcaaatttattagcCTGTGTACGAAgctaattttgacatttacctCAGAAAGGAGGCAttcaatttttattaaaattttatttaatatgccattgatatgttttattattttttttagtaactCAATTTTGCACACCTGCACTTTTAAGTTATATAAGCCTTGCttgttcaatatttattgttaaatcaaaacttGTTTGGGTCCATATTAAAAGATTCATTTGTTCAACCTTGGCCCGCGgctttgttcaatttaaaattatggCCCACTGTGtatttgagtttgacacccctgatttaggtTGATCAGAGTTTCTAGGAATGTCTAACTAGAAATCTATAACTTTATGTTTCTATGAATATGACaaagattaatttcttttaacttcTCCTGGATAACGATGCATATTTATCTCACTATCAAACTGAGAAGGCTTAATGAAATAATCACACTGTTAGAGAAATGAATAGGTTAACAggtttttataaacaaactaTGTATACTATCTGCATGCCACCTAGTTGTTTGGAAAGCCAGAGAAGTCTTTTtgaatctgatcaaaaacgTTAACACATGGAGCTTGCTAAAGTCTACTGGGAGTTTAACTGGAACCATGTGTTTTAGTCAGATGAGCTTCAGCTTTCCAGCAACAAAATCTCCAGGTGGGCTTGGTAATAAAACGCAGCAGAATAATGTGAGAAAAGCTTGATGTATATTGTTGAGTATGGTGCAGGATATTTGATACTGTGAGCATGTAGTCCACTTTGGGAATGGCTAAAGAGCTGTTTATGTGTCCTTAAACCACCTGAGACATACAAAAGGACTAAGTGGTTGCTAAAGCCAGTGTCCGGggtgattttgttaaaaaaaaaaaaaaaaaagacaaaaaaaactaaaggttttatttttttaaaggttttccttGCATAATTGTGctagacaaaataatttaaaaaaaattaagcggggaaaaaaaagcttaccattatttttaaaaagtataagaTCAATTCAGAACCTAGAACATTAATTTTCTAATACCTTTCTCAGTGAAATTGATTCTTATTGCTCAATACAAGTTAAATAAAGTtatggtaaaaacaaatatcttctAAATCATTAGCGAGCAATTccaagacaggaaaaaaaaggtgtcttttcagtgaaaataataagacaaaattttcaaaaagtgtaTGCAATGATATTTTATGATAAAGGTTTAGTAATTTCTAACTATTCCTACAGGATGGGGAAGTTCTCAGGAACAAGTCCAGGTCTGTGTGTGGCTCTGCTACTTCTCCTGACCTCAGCATCAGCAGTCCAAGTCCTCAATACCATCAATGACCTGAAGAAACTCAACTTTGGCTTGTCTGTGCCAAAACACAGTCTTTTGCTCCTGCACTGGTTTTCCAATGAAGTTGACATTGacaataacaatattataaGGCTAACCTTTGACCCTGATGAAGGCGATTACGGCTCACATCACTATGGAAACTATGAAAGGCTTTTGGATCCATTGCCTCGTGGAAATGTCAGATATCGATACTTTACTGTTGGTAATCTCAATCAAAATTCGTCATCTGATCTCCCATCTTACGTTGTCCATCCGCGAATTGAATATGAGGGGAGAAACAGAGATCGGATCATATTCAGAGTAAGGGAGCAGAATGTCGGACGGCAGGCTGGGCATGTAATAGACAGAGTCTACATCACGCAGCATTTTGAGACATCAGATAATCAAGGGACAAGGTATGATCCAGACCATACATACCAGATCACTACCAGCCTTCTGAGACAGATCACTCAATTTTCTGTGGAAGAGGATGACTTGAACACACTGACAAACCTCAGAGATAACTTCAGAAGCAATGCCGATTATTCCCAACTGAGGGAGATTAGAAACGTGTGGGGTGACCTTGCTTGTCTGGGCTTATTCTTGTTTATTGTAATTCAGGAAAAGTACTGCTCTTACCAGCAATCCAACAACAAACGTCAGTCTTCTGTGAGAAGAAACACACAACCTGATTATGTTGTCAGCATCCCAGAAAGCAGACCAAGCAGACCAAATAGAAGCTCAGAGGTGTCCATAAGAATCCCTCATCATTACAGTAATGATATGACGCTTCAGGTGGTGACAAATTCAAAAGGAAGAGCCAGAATAATTTGGAGAAATGTTCCAGTGAATAACTACAAAAGCGGTTTGATGGTTGCACTTTATAGGAGCGATGAGGATGAGGAACCACTGACTTATAAGTCTGTTAGAGTCACAAAATCAGGCACCTATGACACATCGGTACCACTGAATGAAGGCCTACAGGTCCGCCTTCATGAAGTGACAACAGTATGCTGCTTTTGGTCCCGTGCTGGAGAGGAGATACACAGAGGTCCAGAGTTTAAGAATCCCACAGCAGCCGTCAATATAGAAGGTTACCATGCAAGCCTGCAACTTTTCGCAAAGGATGGCAAAGCTTGTGCACGCTTATATGTGAAAACGTTTTTCACTGATTGGACATCTCAATTTAAAGACTCATGGGTAGGCTTTTACACATCTGCATATAAATCTACAAACAACTATGAATGGTGGCAGTGGCAATGGGCAAAGAAATTTGAACAGAACACTGATTTGCATGGCTATCCGGACACTGTTGTTTATGAGTATTGCTCTAATATGACGATTGCTCCAGGAGTCCAAGCAAGATTCATATTGAAAGATAATGCTGAGAAAGCACGTACCCCCTGCTGGCAATGAGAAAGACTGCATCAAATGCACTGAAGACTGTCTTGTTGAATGTCCTGAATGTATTGTATAAAGCTACATGTTATTTTCCCTgctttttaaatcactttggTCCTGGACAATCAAATAATCCCAAAGATGATCCTTAGGATCATTGCAATGGTTCAGAATATCAGGTGTTAATCAACATGCAGAATGCCAGACTGTACTCCAGATAAATTGtactgtgttttaataaaagtgatgtaaaaaaaagaaatccaccaAATAAAGATAAATTCATTTCAGACAAGTGTCCTAGAAACATTGTGACGGAGCTTTCAGGCCTCTCTGACTAGAtgcaaaaacaacttatttCCATCACTGTATTTGCTTGTGTGCCCACAAGTACAGAAGTGTGCAGAAGATCCAGCCACCAGATAAGTTTCATTCGTGCAATGTTATGTACAAATATGGCTTAAACAACTATATCTGTGGAACTAGAGGCTTTTGCCCTCGTTGAACATAATGTGCTCTGAGTGAAGCTTATAAAGGAGACACAACATTCTCCAACAGTGAGCGGCTGGTGAGAGCTATCTGAGGActtattacagaaataaagagtCCAAGTGATGTCAATAATGGTGAAGACATGGTTAAAATATTCAACCTGCATTGTGAAATACAAACATAATTACTCTCTCCTATACTACAATGTTGTTGTGCCATCTAAAGTCCAGTTGCAAGAAaaagcttctcttttttttttaaagaaaaactgacctCTTTAATTACCGTTTACGTAAGcacagaaaagaagagaagatAGGTAAGTAAACAGACAGGTGTAAATTAGCTGGTAGCAACGCTactttatttactaattaagcTACTTTTAAAAGGCAAGTGGTCGCATAGAATTTAATTTAGGGATGTTGCAAtgaaatggattttaaaatatgaaaggtGAACTTGAACATCAGTATCTGTGTGTAAGACTTTCTCTAATTTTTCTTGCTGATTGACAATGTTTATCATTCTTTAAAGTGGACAGGTTTAGTAACAAATTGTCTTCATAGTTTGAATTCCGCCAACAATGGCACTCATATGTTTTGCACCCAATAAAGtagctatataaaaaaaatgtaaatctctTAAAGTAGCAATGAAACAAAAGTAGAATATTAATATGTCATAGTGCTTTAATAGTGGGTATTTGCATCAAGGTTTCAAATAAATCCAATGTGAATTTAATGATATGTCTTACACTAATCTCTTTGCGCAACAACAATACTTAAAGACTATTTACTTGCAGCCAAGAAACAATTCCTAATTATAAGCAAGTGcagtttttattccatttactgaaaataaaaccaaaaacctaCAATTTCCATTTCTGACTCAACCACTCAgatctggagaaaaaaatcccatcaaTATGTCACATTCAGTAAATTACAATATGCGATATAATGTGGCTCGTTTGTCAGATAAAAGTATCTTTTGTAAATAACTTCTAGGaaagtattaaacatactttacAATAACCCCACATTTCTAtacaagataaatgtttttcaatagtccaatatatttttaatatgaaatcaAGTTTGAGCAGAACAGCATTCCTTTCTCGATGATTTAGTTTTCCATTATTACGCATCAGACTTTCCAACCTGTCGTAAATTTGTCTGATACGtcacttcagttttgtttcctaTGAAACAACAACTAAGACAAACACACTGTTCcgttcaaacacacacagatcacAGTTCTGACAACAGCTGATTGTACAGGTAAGCTCTTTAAGCTACTGATTTAAAAATGCTGATCGAAACCTTTTGCTAGATGTAATTAGTAAGTATGACtattataaataaagaaaaattatttaatagaaaatgcatctttttttctggtaaatttgATCTTGACTAAAACTACATAACTTTCAAATTCCCtcaaaactgttaaatataAGTAGCATCAGTTTGACAGAATAAAGGGGTTCACAAATTATGATACAGAAAGTGAAAACTCAATATTTGACTTTAAGTCAACAactttcacattaaaatcatTTGCATGTCACTTCAGTTGaatgtgtacaaaaaaaataagttcataGAGAATTTCTACAAGGATTGCTCAATGTTAGGAAAATATGTAATTGCTATGCTATCGCTAATAATGTGGAAAACTATATTGATTATGATTATCAACATTattctaaataatttcttattctAAAACATTTCCCCAGCAGCTCTGAtctgatgtatattttttgttgtagaTATGCTGATATCtactacaaaaaatatacatctgGTCTGGGTCCCTGAGCACAACTGGAGTCAATCAAAATGGCCTGATACATTGTTGATGTGTAAAATTAATGCCTGAAAGATGGAGTATAGctcaaaactgtttttgcagTTCTATATTTAGCCTAGGTAAAATAACCAGCCAAACCAGTTTCTTTGCCGATTGCTCTCTGTAGCTTAGTAAGCTCGTCAATAAATTCTTAGCTTGGCCTActgcttaaaacaaaaatgctcaGGATTAATTGTCAGTATCTCAAAGGCCAGTTGGATGTTTGAACATAATACAATAGAAATACAGGTAAATGCAGttgaaacaagaattttgtCTCACCGTCATAAATGTTGAGATATTTATGATGCCTGGATGTTGCCTTTATGTTGGCATCAAACTGACCGTGCCTTAATGCCTTGAAGgatgtttataatgttttttttattgaacatcattttataatttcaaaTGTATCATTTGACAAATAAACAGCATTTCGCTGGTGGAAATGAGCTCCAGAATCAGaccaaattttttaatttttatgtcagAATAACAAACTGGTAGTTTACTATACAATTAGGCAGAAGCTGCTGTCATTGTTCAACCTAAGTCTCAGTCCGTCATGCAGTTTTATGACATAGACATCAATAAACCTGTATCACTGTTAACAATGAGAATTCAAGTGCAGTAGCCATTGTTCAACCTAAGGCCCGTATTGACtgttttatgctaaatattgCGGAACTAagcacatttacagaaaaaatttcaacattttcatatttaagaaACAATTGACAGTTTATCAGCAAAAAAAGTAGGTTTGGAGATGAGTAGCactaacttagaaagtgagaaCAAAAGGTCTATGTCAACATCTGGTACCAATTGTCTTGTGTGACAGTATCAATTGTGATAACCTCACATTTTGTCTTACCTTCAGGATATTACACATTGTAATCTGTGTgaaatttgtatttgaaaagaGGTGGGACTCCAGTCAAAAGGTTAAATATCTTACAAATTTCATAATAACTGGAATATATTAACCAAAAtactaattttgaaaacattgactttgttgtgaCAATAAGCTTTGCACTCAAGTAAATACATAGAATGGAAATGGACAGTATAgatgaaaactgatgttcttaaatgtttttacaggcACCGAGATGTTGAGAAAAATCACAAGCTTCTGTGTAGCTGTGTTGTTTACTCTAAGCTCAGTGGATGCAGCACAGAAACCACTGGACACCCTTGATGAGCTGAAAAAATGCCCCCTGTATACACAGACAAACATCTTAGAACTGCTTCGCTGGTTTGCTGATACAGTTAATTTTGAGAACAACATCGTCCAGCTGAACTTTGATCCATACTCTGATTTTGGGTCACATCGTTATAGAAATGACGAGAGAATATTGGCTCAACAACCCACAGGGTACCAATACTACACAGTTGGTAACATTAATCGAGGCACATCAAGACCCCTACCACCTTCTGTTGTTGACGCCCAGAGAGGGAGTACTGAATGGAACAAAGCTCGGATCATATTTCGAGTCAGAGAAAACGGACAGACAATTGACGAAGTCTACATCACTCAGCACTTCTCTAGAGGCTTTGGATCAACTTACGATCGAGATCACACATATAGGGTCACTACCAACCTTTTAAGAGCTCTAAGAAGTCAATCCACTTATGACATAGAATCGTCGGATGACAGTGTTATGACAGTATATTTTGGAAATGAATCGAATGCCAATACTCAGAGATATTCTTCTAACAGAGATGGTTACATGGGTCTTCATTCCACAAATTACAGAAACCAAGATGATTGTGACTGGCGATTATGTGgaagttttgtttgtcttgttttcattaTCATCTGTATTGCTTTAAGGATTTACTTTGGCTTTGCAAGAAAATAGACaggagtaagaaaaaaaaattgaaaacgtAGTGCTTCAGATGGTAAGGAAAACTAATCTAATGTGATTGTAAtcatttcacaacatttttcttttttttttaattttacttttctatAGATACATTTGTCAGCAAAAATATTgctaacaataataaataatacaaagagTTTGATCATTTTGTATGTTTGCCATTGTCCAcctttaaatcttatttttgtcacaGGCTTTTACAGGTATGAAATATAGCTATGTAGCAGAGCACATTTAATAGAGACTATGTGTCAATTCATAGCTGCCAAGGTGATATTTTGTGAAACATCTCATGTTTAATGTACTTAAATAAgccaaaatttgcttttttttttcaactgtgtaaacttttttgttgtgtaCAAATTTGAAGTCTTGACTCAGTGctagttttaaatcaaaataactgCTACTGCTGTATTGCAGAGGTATTGTAATTTGGCGATTGTTGTatatggcaaaaaaacaaaaaactaaatcattttattgatgtatatttaaatataaggATATGCAAACAAGATGTTAAGCCAAGTCAATTTAAATTGAATCTGCACATCTAGATGACTGACATTTATGCTACTGGAACACCTGAATTCAATCTTTTGGATAGGTGAGTGAATATCTTTGGCTATATAGTGTACCTCACATTTAGTGAGCAGTCTGTGTGGAAACTGTTCATTAAGCCATGGTGAAACAGTTCAGAGATCATGCCATCTTAAATTATGGAACATAAATTTAGTTAAGAGATAACTTAACTAAATTTAAGTTTAGTAGACCAAGTACATAATGTGTGTTTctatatatgaataaaaatgagttatGTTTCTGCAGTTCGCTTAAGAACTTGCATACAGTAACAGAAGCTAAATCTCTATGACAGGGAGTTTGTATGCTTTGCTTTGGAATGTGTTACTGTTcacatgttttaaatgaacCATTTGAtttgtattgttaaaaaaaaataaaataaaaaaaaataaaaaaaaaaaaagcaagcaaagcactaaatttactgaaattattaaaaatcttttgaaaaatcaTTGTCTTCCCATTTCTTAAAAATCCCTTAAATACAGATATACAAGTGCCCTATTTGGAAAGATAATGTCCTGAAAATAGAAcgtggaaacattttgaaaagaatactttaaaataattcttattgAAGCCACTCCACTGGGCGGATGTTTGGTTTGCCAACACCTACAATAGGaatataagagaaaaaaaagtcacaatcaCCTTCATGTCGTTTTACTTTTCTCAAAAGTAAACAGTAAAAGTAATCCCctaatttgcattaaaaaaagtaaacagaagTCCTCCTATAAagagtttttttattgcattttcatgGTGAACTTTACTCCAGGATTACTGTACAACTTGGGAGAAAACAAGTAAACTAGTTTGTTGGCACATCAACAACCTTGATCCCATTTAACAAAGGACCATCAAGGTTTTCTGAATACAGGAAGCATTTTTTGTAAGTAAAGCTACTACTACGTAGTTGCTATGGTAACTCAATGTAGCTTACGCAAGTTTCATGTTTCatgaaacagaaatctgaaaaaaggaaaagaaatcaagCACTTCTCTCAGATTCAAATCAACTGGACATCTAAAGAAGCAGACTGCTGCAAAGGTAAGCTCGCCTAATTTCTGATTTCAGAAAGACAGTGAGTTACTCTCAACTGCAATAGAAATCTAGAAATACAAACATTCTAGAGATAAGTCAAAAAGATTTGGACATAAGCTGTTGTCTTAAATTTTACATCGCAACTAATGATACACATTCTTCCTTTTCAAAACTTCCTCTTTATGTAGCCACATTTGTGTACAAAgatactttcaaataaaatcaattaatttggTAATTCTTAACTACCGTTTAGAAATGTCTTTACTTATgcggtttaatttaaaataaaaattttgctgGTGTTAAAAGAGCAAGtttgtaaattattaaaatcagatgtGCATTTCAATAACGAATAAATTGCGGATATTTGGAGAGACTTTTCTTTGCCAAATTTAGTGTATATTTATGGGAACACCTTTTTATATATCTTTCCCTTGTGAACAACGTTGTGGCATATTGTCCacccaaaaataattatttgattaaatctCTCTGCCATCGTCAGTACGGTAACCTAGAAATGCTTTACCACTGTGGCTTTTATTACTTACTAATCATTAAACTGAAAGCTAAACTTGTTTAACCATTTATGGAATCATAGTCAAAAGGCGTTGCCACCCTTTCCAGTTcttgaagttttaattattaaattttcaCACAAGTGTTCAAAACCAAACATCCTAACTAAACATCGTTCAGGTCAGAATAAAAAAGCTTGTGAAATTTAAGCAAAACTCCATaacaaaaagtcataaaatgtaTAAGACATTTTACACACGTGCTTTGACATAAACATGCATAAAGgggttgagatttttttaagtgaacttGCAGGCAAAAAGTCTTGATATAAATATAAGAACAAATGTCATGCATGAGTCTATCAAGTATCACGCATTCACAGACTGAACACTGAAAGCTCTAAATTGTCTTCACAGGAATTGAACATGTCAAGAGAAATCAGCTTCTGTGTAGCTGCGTGCTTTATTCTGACCTCGGTGTATGCTGCACAGAAATCTCTAAACTCCATCACTGATCTTATTGACTGCCACCTCTCAGagcacacaaacattttagagCTACTACACTGGTTTGCCCATGAAGTGGACATTGATAACCACATCCGACTTACCTTTGACCCTACCTCTGAATTTGGCTCACATCATTATGGAAATTATGAAGACATGCTAGATCAACTGCCTTGGGGGTACCAATACTATACAATTGGCAATCTTTATGAAGACGATTCCGACTCGCTTCCATCCTACGTAAGAAATCCCCACAGGAGGAATATTGAGGACAACAACAAAGCTCGGATCATAATCAGAGTGAAAGAAGGACACTCGGGACCTCACCCTGGACAGATAATAGACCAGGTGTACATCACTCAGCACTTTGATACATCtgacaaaagaacaaattatgATCCAGATCATACATACAGAATCACACCCAGCCTTTTACACGCAATAAGACGGAGAAACATTACTGAAATTCAACAACTTGCCAGAAGGTACCATAGAGAAAATGCTTCTACCAGTCTACAAGGACATTCCACTCCAAACGTCCAAAAAGCCAATGAGGACTCCCTGAAGAAATTCTGGTTTGCCATTCTTGTGatcattatttttgctttgttcacATGTCTTCAGCAtaacttcaaataagacaataTTTCCAGACACTGAGCAGACCTGTAAATGTGATgttttgcaaagagaaaaaaggcaaaaaaaatcctaaatccaaataaagaaaagtgcgtgtaaatgtgtcatttttagaATTTGGCTGCAGAACTATATTTTTGATAAAGGAATCAGTgcaaattttagaaaaatgtgctgTAAATGTAATTACTAGCTTTTAAAGAATTTGTGTGAAATGTTGCAATATGTTAtgcaatttaacatttttgctatCATATTTTGCACTATACAGTTTTAGAATCTCTTAAGAATTTGTGTGAGGATTTGCAAACCTATATTAAAATTCTATTTTGAATCTGAAGAAATCACTACAACTTTCTggatttaattacttttttcaagGCAATTAAGGTACTGAGGTACAACCAGTAAGGCAAGACTAATCAAGCCACTGCATGTTTGGAACACCACCTGGATCTTAACGAGAGACTATTCAAAATATAACAACtttgtttgtttccaaaaaattaacaaaatcagaatgaagaaaatattccaGGAAAACAACTTGTACAACAAGAAGCTTGATATAAGCTGTATATTTTGTATAAGAGGTATTTTATGACAAGCTTAGTGTATCCATGATCATGCTCTACctaacatgaaaaaatatgtgGTGTGAGCAAAAATACAGTTGGAGGTGATGTTAACAATGCAACATACAAACTTATTACATCTAGTTTTACATGATTTTAGACACTCTCCTGCACAACTTTGCAAAGTAAATAGTATTACTTAAGTACTTGCCTAAGTTTTATATGAaagtttttacaattttctatTCCTGACCAATTCAACAGTTGACTAAAGGTACCACAGATAAGTAAATGTTAATCTTTGTAGGGCACCAGAGCTTGCATGAAGACAGACTACATTAATAATATAGACAGCAATATGATTAAACACTTACTCAAATTCTGACACTTACTTTGCACTAGTGGAAAGATttggttaattattttttttccaaagcatATATATATCATATTACAAGTCAGAGAAGATAGACAAACAATTGACCAAGTCTATATCTATATGACTTATCTATAACAAGATAAGTCATAATGCTGACCAAGTCTATATCTATATGACTTATCTATAACAAGATAAGTCATAATGCTGACCAAGTCAGCATTATGACTTATCTGAAGGTCATGGGTCAATTTATGACCCAGGACACACATACAGAGTCACTACCAACCTCTTACAAGAACTCGGGAGACATCCCTTTAATGAAATCCAGAGACTTGCAAGAAGATTTCAAACAAGACACTCTGGAAACCAAGCAAAATCCAATTGCCAGGGACTTTCCTCCTCCAAACAGAACTTCACATGGCACACGAAACACTCACACATGCAGTACATGTCGTTGGATAGCCTGTGCTACAGTCTTcattgtcatcatcatcatcgtcttCGTTTTAGTGATTTACTTTGGTgctgggagaaaataaaaaagaattgaGAGAAGGAAGAGAGCTTACTCCCAGACACCTTTGAAATTTAGTTGCAAAAATCACACATTAGATCAGAAAAAGACTTTGACAGGTATAGTGCAATATAAAAGAAGAATATAAAAACTGGTTTAGTTAAATAGgtgttttcttctgtgtttggttGGGAAAACTGgatgtaattaaataaaatagatcaCTATGATATCGGGAATTTGTCGCAGGTTAAAGAATGGATGCTTTGTGTctccaaaagaaaaatggaaacacttttaaaaccaGACAAAGTCTATATAATGAGTGATGTTTTCATGgtggtgaaataaaatactttgtttctAGGGAGTTCTTTTACTGAGTTCTTGAGtacttttactttcatttaCCAGTAAAATGAAACAGCCCAACGGAAGGACGGCGTGAACACTCCGTCCCTCGCGCTGCAACCTTTTCAAAATAGATgaggaaagattttttttatttttttgagaagTGGTGCCACCCACTGAAACAAACGGATCGTCCCTTCAGGATTGCCTTTGAAAGCATTAACCAAACCACAGCTCCCGCTCAAACACACAGACCAGCGACCTGGGAGCACTCAACTCATGCAGGTGAGCTActttaattaacattaaagtAGCAGGGTAAGACTCAGTTGAAGCTTCAGAGCATAGGCCGAAATCTGTAACTGGGTTTCAACTGTGTTCTCCCTGcaggaaaaactaaattctgacTCTTGTCTCgtctttgtgtctgtgtttaggTAATTTAGACCTAACACGTTCTTATGAATAACTGTAAATAAGACAATATTTCTAGTCACTGAACAGAACTGTAAATGAGATGTTTTCCCAAAGGAAAAAAGATAGAAATTcctaaactgaaataaagaaaagtgtgtgtaaatgtgaatttgcctgaaaaactaaatttgtgATAAAGAAATCAGTGtgaattttatataaatgtgctataaatgtaattacaaGCATTTAACAAATTTGTGTGACATGttgcaaaatgtttctaaaatgtttaaaagtccACTATCAAATTTTGCACTGTACAGTTTTCAGAGGCTATTCTCTTAAGAATTTGTGTGAAGATTTggaaaattgtattaaatttatattttaaatctgaataaattactACAACTTTCTGGATTTAACTACTTTTTCCAAGACAATTAAGGTACTGAGATGCAACCTGTAAGGCAAGACTAATCAAGCCACTGAGCATGTTTACCTTCTGCAGTTAATTCCCAGAAGTAATGTTTTATGGTTGTGGAATAAAATACTTTCTAGGGACTTTCGTTTCAACACATCAATAAGTTGCTATAATCTTGTGAGACATAACGTGTTAATGTGTTCATTTGTGTCACTCTTACTACATAGATGGCTTGTTTTAACTAACAAAGATATATGGATTGATTTGGGTCTGTGAAAAGGACCTGCATCAACATACTGCAATATGAAAATttatctttcaaaataaaatgtctacaagtaatttaattttttagcagtgtttattttt from the Gambusia affinis linkage group LG19, SWU_Gaff_1.0, whole genome shotgun sequence genome contains:
- the LOC122822450 gene encoding uncharacterized protein LOC122822450, whose product is MGKFSGTSPGLCVALLLLLTSASAVQVLNTINDLKKLNFGLSVPKHSLLLLHWFSNEVDIDNNNIIRLTFDPDEGDYGSHHYGNYERLLDPLPRGNVRYRYFTVGNLNQNSSSDLPSYVVHPRIEYEGRNRDRIIFRVREQNVGRQAGHVIDRVYITQHFETSDNQGTRYDPDHTYQITTSLLRQITQFSVEEDDLNTLTNLRDNFRSNADYSQLREIRNVWGDLACLGLFLFIVIQEKYCSYQQSNNKRQSSVRRNTQPDYVVSIPESRPSRPNRSSEVSIRIPHHYSNDMTLQVVTNSKGRARIIWRNVPVNNYKSGLMVALYRSDEDEEPLTYKSVRVTKSGTYDTSVPLNEGLQVRLHEVTTVCCFWSRAGEEIHRGPEFKNPTAAVNIEGYHASLQLFAKDGKACARLYVKTFFTDWTSQFKDSWVGFYTSAYKSTNNYEWWQWQWAKKFEQNTDLHGYPDTVVYEYCSNMTIAPGVQARFILKDNAEKARTPCWQ